CTTATCAGATGTAATACATGAAACGATGATCAAGCTCTTTTTCAAGCCCCAGCTTTTTCCCCTCATCACACAGATCCTTGAGGGTGACCGATTCAAAGTAGTCTTCCAGCTTTTGACTCGCCTCTGCCCAGATCCGTTGGGTTACACACTGGTTGTCAAATTCGCACGACTCCGTGTCGTCCGTCTTCTTGTCGCTTTTGGTCAGGGTCATCGCCCCTTCCGCCGCCAGCACAATATCTCTAACACTGATTTCCTGAGGCTTTTTTGCCAGCGAATACCCCCCCTGAGGCCCACGGCGGCTGTTGAGCAGACCGGCTTTTTTCAGATCCTGAAAGATTTGTTCCAGATAGCGCGGCGAGATA
This genomic interval from Desulfuromonadaceae bacterium contains the following:
- a CDS encoding Rrf2 family transcriptional regulator; protein product: MKFSTKSRYGLRALFDMAYHSGTLPAQIKDISRRQNISPRYLEQIFQDLKKAGLLNSRRGPQGGYSLAKKPQEISVRDIVLAAEGAMTLTKSDKKTDDTESCEFDNQCVTQRIWAEASQKLEDYFESVTLKDLCDEGKKLGLEKELDHRFMYYI